Proteins found in one Actinokineospora alba genomic segment:
- a CDS encoding ESX secretion-associated protein EspG — protein MSEQPWSLTTTEFDYVWQTLNLGDYPFPLQVPSFGRTDRDRVSIALRVRDSLRDRGLFHVSAPDPGLERALRVVAAAEQWLDSVWLAGENLASPVRVITARTDGRTVLLRQEPGPDSHAGGTLTLTEIPPQRLVDAALDELPEGKPGAWRPEPMAADALAGTVPEETSPWEPKDRAPHLRELMSGTHRAGGQIGINLRESGRRRRALAARWFDRADDGRYLAINTAGADGRPWITVAPADRTAMRTRITETMGELTAL, from the coding sequence GTGTCTGAGCAGCCGTGGTCGCTGACCACCACCGAGTTCGACTACGTGTGGCAGACGCTGAACCTGGGCGACTACCCGTTCCCGCTGCAGGTCCCCAGTTTCGGGCGGACCGACCGCGACCGTGTGTCCATCGCGCTGCGCGTGCGCGACAGCCTGCGTGACCGCGGGCTGTTCCACGTCAGCGCCCCCGACCCAGGACTGGAACGGGCGCTGCGAGTGGTGGCCGCCGCCGAGCAGTGGCTCGACTCGGTGTGGCTCGCGGGCGAGAACCTGGCGTCGCCGGTGCGGGTGATCACCGCCCGCACCGATGGGCGGACAGTCCTGTTGCGACAGGAACCAGGCCCCGACTCGCACGCGGGCGGCACGTTGACGCTGACGGAGATCCCACCGCAGCGACTCGTCGATGCCGCCCTCGACGAACTGCCCGAGGGCAAACCGGGCGCGTGGCGGCCGGAGCCGATGGCGGCGGATGCCTTGGCGGGCACGGTTCCCGAGGAGACAAGTCCGTGGGAGCCCAAGGACCGGGCTCCGCATTTGCGGGAGCTGATGAGCGGCACGCATCGGGCGGGCGGACAGATCGGGATCAACCTGCGGGAATCCGGCCGGCGTCGGCGCGCGCTCGCGGCCCGGTGGTTCGACCGGGCCGACGACGGGCGGTATTTGGCCATCAACACGGCCGGGGCGGACGGACGGCCGTGGATCACGGTCGCGCCCGCCGACCGGACGGCCATGCGGACCCGGATCACCGAGACCATGGGCGAACTGACCGCACTCTGA
- a CDS encoding OB-fold nucleic acid binding domain-containing protein yields the protein MGTKGDGYWHRLVKRLTTDVDVLDADDLSEQAQAHGARRASECHSGDEVTVLGRLRSVELCPRDAVATLEAELFDGTEGVTLVWLGRRRIPGIEPGRTVKAQGRIAVRDGRKVLYNPYYELQTTT from the coding sequence ATGGGCACCAAGGGGGACGGTTATTGGCACCGTCTGGTCAAACGACTGACCACCGACGTGGACGTGCTCGACGCTGACGACCTGTCCGAACAGGCCCAGGCGCACGGCGCGCGGCGGGCGAGTGAGTGTCACTCCGGTGACGAGGTGACTGTTCTCGGCCGGCTGCGGAGCGTCGAGCTGTGTCCGCGGGACGCGGTGGCCACGTTGGAGGCCGAGCTGTTCGACGGGACCGAGGGCGTGACACTAGTCTGGCTCGGTCGTCGCCGGATCCCGGGGATCGAGCCGGGCCGAACCGTCAAGGCGCAGGGCCGGATCGCGGTCCGCGACGGCCGCAAGGTTCTGTACAACCCCTACTACGAGCTGCAGACCACCACATGA
- a CDS encoding acyl-CoA desaturase, translating into MTTTLEATPPPAAPGSKPLTDRRRGFAEQAAVYAFVVIPFLALAAAVPFAWGWGLGWVDIALAATFYVISGLGVTIGYHRLFTHGSFRANRGLKIALAVAGQLSAQGSVIEWVADHRRHHAFSDKEGDPHSPWLFGTGPVAIARGFWHSHVGWLFDRDCTTVDRFAPDLVADDDLKAVDRLFILLTTLSLVLPAVLGGLITWSWWGALTAFFWAGLVRISMLHHVTWSVNSICHMIGERPFKSRDKASNFWPLAILSFGESWHNLHHADPTSARHGVLRGQLDISARTIWIFEKLGWASNVRWPTPQRIEKLRVAK; encoded by the coding sequence GTGACGACCACTCTCGAAGCCACACCGCCACCCGCCGCACCCGGATCGAAACCCCTCACCGACCGCCGCAGAGGCTTCGCCGAGCAGGCCGCGGTCTACGCCTTCGTCGTGATCCCCTTTCTCGCCCTCGCCGCGGCCGTGCCGTTCGCCTGGGGCTGGGGCCTGGGCTGGGTCGACATCGCCCTCGCGGCCACGTTCTACGTGATCAGCGGCCTCGGCGTGACCATCGGCTACCACCGCCTGTTCACCCACGGCTCATTCCGGGCGAACCGCGGCCTCAAGATCGCGCTCGCCGTCGCGGGTCAGCTCTCCGCGCAGGGCTCGGTCATCGAGTGGGTCGCCGACCACCGCCGCCACCACGCGTTCTCCGACAAGGAGGGCGACCCGCACTCCCCGTGGCTCTTCGGCACCGGACCGGTCGCCATCGCCCGCGGCTTCTGGCACTCGCACGTCGGCTGGCTCTTCGACCGCGACTGCACGACCGTCGACCGCTTCGCCCCCGACCTGGTCGCCGACGACGACCTCAAGGCCGTCGACCGCCTGTTCATCCTGCTCACGACGCTTTCGCTGGTCCTCCCGGCGGTCCTCGGCGGCCTGATCACCTGGTCCTGGTGGGGCGCGCTGACCGCGTTCTTCTGGGCGGGCCTGGTCCGGATCTCGATGCTGCACCACGTGACGTGGTCGGTGAACTCGATCTGCCACATGATCGGCGAGCGGCCGTTCAAGTCCCGCGACAAGGCGTCCAACTTCTGGCCGCTGGCGATCCTGAGCTTCGGCGAGTCCTGGCACAACCTGCACCACGCCGACCCGACCAGCGCCCGCCACGGCGTGCTGCGCGGCCAACTCGACATCTCGGCGCGCACGATCTGGATCTTTGAGAAGCTGGGCTGGGCGTCCAACGTCCGCTGGCCCACCCCGCAGCGCATCGAGAAGCTGCGCGTCGCGAAGTAA
- a CDS encoding single-stranded DNA-binding protein produces the protein MFETVVTVVGWICGELTRRRTGDDVQVVSFRMVAQERRYDRDTGEWSDGERMFLSVHCWRTLGQNVSASLKRGDPVIVTGRLYHREHLAEGRQRLSVELDARSVGPDLSRCAVMVSREEKAAA, from the coding sequence GTGTTCGAGACGGTGGTGACGGTCGTGGGCTGGATCTGCGGCGAGCTCACGCGCAGGCGCACCGGGGACGATGTCCAGGTGGTCAGCTTTCGCATGGTGGCCCAGGAGCGGCGGTACGACCGCGACACCGGCGAGTGGTCCGACGGCGAGCGGATGTTCCTGTCCGTCCACTGCTGGCGCACGCTGGGGCAGAACGTGTCCGCCTCCCTGAAGAGAGGCGATCCGGTCATCGTCACCGGCAGGCTGTACCACCGGGAACACCTGGCCGAGGGCAGGCAGCGCCTCAGCGTCGAACTGGACGCCAGATCGGTGGGACCGGATCTGTCCCGGTGCGCGGTGATGGTGAGCCGGGAGGAGAAGGCGGCGGCCTGA
- a CDS encoding potassium channel family protein, with translation MRVAIAGAGAVGRSIAAELVGGDHQVMLIEREAKQFEPHTVEQAEWVLADACELASLEDAGIQLCDCVIAATGDDKVNLVVSLLAKTVFAVKRVVARVNDPSNEWLFTSAWGVDVAVSTPRVLAAMVEEAVSVGGLVQLLTLRQGQANLVEMTLPHDTPWAGRAVREIKLPRDAALVTILRGGRVIVPQPDDSLEGGDELLFVASADVEGEIRKALGH, from the coding sequence ATGCGCGTCGCGATCGCCGGAGCAGGCGCTGTCGGCCGCTCCATCGCCGCCGAACTGGTCGGCGGCGACCACCAGGTGATGCTCATCGAGCGTGAGGCCAAGCAGTTCGAGCCGCACACGGTCGAGCAGGCCGAGTGGGTTCTCGCCGACGCCTGCGAGCTGGCCTCCCTGGAGGACGCGGGCATCCAGCTGTGCGACTGCGTCATCGCCGCCACCGGCGACGACAAGGTCAACCTCGTGGTCTCGCTGCTGGCCAAGACGGTCTTCGCGGTCAAGCGCGTGGTCGCCCGGGTCAACGACCCGTCCAACGAGTGGCTGTTCACCTCGGCCTGGGGTGTGGACGTCGCCGTGTCGACCCCCCGGGTGCTCGCGGCGATGGTCGAGGAGGCGGTGAGTGTCGGCGGGCTGGTGCAGCTGCTGACCCTGCGCCAGGGCCAGGCCAACCTGGTGGAGATGACGCTGCCGCACGACACCCCGTGGGCCGGGCGGGCGGTGCGCGAGATCAAGCTCCCGCGCGACGCCGCCCTGGTGACGATCCTGCGCGGCGGCCGGGTCATCGTGCCGCAGCCGGATGACTCGCTCGAAGGCGGCGACGAGCTGCTGTTCGTGGCTTCCGCGGATGTCGAAGGCGAGATCAGAAAGGCCCTCGGCCACTAG
- a CDS encoding PPE domain-containing protein gives MNPVEQLLAPVLEVQSALVGTDGPSARDAQARGQAAATADSGARHDALAAQGDKQADAAGAGYDAPTIAELDNWQAWQLEEMRALLDAISPDAMAETGSTWQALGSQIADSFETFRREVTEAVAETWTGPAATAAEGYCTAFAQWGSAFGAAVDGTGIRIHQAAAAVDLAKINLPEPQDFNWQRLLVVAAEGAIIGGVVGAIAGAAAGPAGIAAGAALGAAAGGAVGGGGDVFKQFVEQQQAQQRGAEVMERFYSKGYVDVDSTTPAFATAVSSTSPGAAGTSASSFGQLPGGGGSAGITSGLSGGGPGSGADSRLGGGFGAGAGMRPAGRGGIGAGRGAGGRAGGLGGPFGGGGGARGQGDEDEERLTKFVQKDDGLFASDEPCARPIIGV, from the coding sequence GTGAACCCCGTCGAACAGCTGCTGGCCCCCGTCCTGGAAGTGCAGTCAGCCTTGGTCGGCACCGACGGCCCGAGCGCGCGCGACGCGCAGGCGCGCGGCCAGGCCGCGGCCACGGCGGACAGCGGCGCCCGGCACGACGCGCTCGCGGCCCAGGGCGACAAGCAGGCCGACGCGGCGGGCGCGGGCTACGACGCCCCGACGATCGCCGAACTCGACAACTGGCAGGCGTGGCAGCTCGAGGAGATGCGCGCGCTGCTCGACGCCATCAGCCCGGACGCGATGGCCGAGACCGGGTCGACCTGGCAGGCGCTGGGCAGTCAGATCGCCGACAGCTTCGAGACGTTCCGCCGCGAGGTGACCGAGGCCGTCGCCGAGACGTGGACCGGTCCCGCCGCCACGGCCGCCGAGGGGTACTGCACCGCCTTCGCCCAGTGGGGTTCGGCGTTCGGCGCGGCGGTCGACGGCACCGGAATCCGGATCCACCAGGCGGCGGCCGCGGTGGACCTCGCCAAGATCAACCTGCCGGAGCCGCAGGACTTCAACTGGCAGCGACTGCTCGTCGTGGCGGCCGAGGGGGCCATCATCGGCGGTGTGGTCGGTGCGATCGCCGGAGCCGCCGCGGGCCCGGCCGGGATCGCCGCGGGCGCGGCACTGGGCGCCGCCGCGGGTGGGGCGGTCGGCGGCGGTGGCGACGTGTTCAAGCAGTTCGTCGAGCAGCAGCAGGCCCAGCAGCGCGGGGCCGAGGTGATGGAACGCTTCTACTCCAAGGGTTACGTCGACGTCGACTCGACCACGCCCGCGTTCGCGACGGCGGTGTCGTCGACCAGTCCGGGTGCCGCGGGCACGTCGGCCAGTTCGTTCGGCCAACTCCCCGGCGGAGGCGGGTCGGCGGGGATCACCTCCGGGCTCTCGGGTGGCGGGCCCGGCAGTGGGGCGGACAGCAGGCTGGGCGGCGGGTTCGGCGCGGGGGCGGGCATGCGGCCCGCGGGTCGCGGCGGCATCGGCGCGGGACGCGGCGCGGGCGGACGCGCGGGCGGGCTCGGCGGCCCGTTCGGCGGCGGCGGAGGCGCGCGCGGGCAAGGCGATGAGGACGAGGAACGCTTGACCAAGTTCGTGCAGAAGGACGATGGGCTGTTCGCGTCCGACGAGCCGTGCGCAAGGCCGATCATCGGTGTCTGA
- a CDS encoding class I SAM-dependent RNA methyltransferase — MTDWTGRRVEVEVGAVAHGGHCVARAEGRVVFVRHALPGERVIVEITDDKGGSFCRGDAVEVLTASPARVEPPCPLARPGGCGGCDWQHATGVEQRNLKAAVVAEQLKRLAGLDWDVEVEELAGGLLHWRTRNRLAVDRQGRPGFRAHRSHKVIPVEHCYIAAPGTVDQVVGKKWKPRAEVDVSVDANGRTHISEITEVRRETVSRRVAGSAVAVERAARRDWRLDAHGFWQVHPDAADMLAEVVAEWSGVKPSACAWDLYAGVGLFAAVLAEQVGQEGSVIAIESSRRAAEDGADNLSDLPQVRVFAGMVEQVLVDGDLPDPHVVVLDPPRKGAGREVVDAIAARSPERVIYVACDPASLARDVASFAGHGYRLTRLRAFDTFPMTHHVECVALLER, encoded by the coding sequence GTGACCGACTGGACGGGACGACGGGTCGAAGTGGAGGTCGGCGCGGTCGCGCACGGCGGCCACTGCGTCGCGCGGGCCGAGGGGCGGGTCGTGTTCGTCCGGCACGCGCTGCCGGGGGAACGTGTCATCGTCGAGATCACCGACGACAAGGGCGGCTCGTTCTGCCGCGGCGACGCGGTGGAGGTCCTGACCGCGTCACCCGCGCGCGTCGAGCCGCCGTGTCCGCTGGCCCGGCCGGGCGGCTGCGGTGGCTGCGACTGGCAGCACGCCACCGGCGTGGAGCAGCGGAACTTGAAGGCCGCTGTCGTCGCCGAGCAGTTGAAGCGACTGGCGGGCCTCGACTGGGACGTCGAAGTCGAGGAACTGGCGGGCGGCCTGCTGCACTGGCGCACCCGCAACCGGCTCGCCGTCGACCGGCAGGGCCGCCCGGGTTTCCGCGCGCACCGCAGCCACAAGGTGATCCCGGTGGAGCACTGCTACATCGCCGCGCCGGGCACCGTCGACCAGGTCGTCGGCAAGAAGTGGAAGCCGCGCGCCGAAGTCGACGTCTCGGTCGACGCGAACGGCCGCACCCACATCAGCGAGATCACCGAGGTCCGCCGCGAGACGGTGTCGCGCCGGGTCGCCGGCTCCGCGGTCGCCGTCGAACGCGCCGCCCGCCGCGACTGGCGGCTCGACGCACATGGTTTCTGGCAGGTCCACCCGGATGCGGCGGACATGCTGGCCGAGGTCGTCGCCGAGTGGTCGGGCGTCAAGCCGTCAGCGTGCGCGTGGGACCTGTACGCCGGTGTCGGCCTGTTCGCGGCGGTGCTGGCCGAGCAGGTCGGGCAGGAAGGTTCGGTCATCGCGATCGAGTCGTCCCGCCGGGCGGCCGAGGACGGCGCCGACAACCTGAGCGACCTGCCCCAGGTCCGGGTCTTCGCCGGGATGGTCGAACAGGTCCTGGTCGACGGCGACCTGCCCGACCCGCACGTGGTCGTCCTCGACCCGCCGCGCAAGGGCGCGGGCCGGGAAGTCGTGGACGCGATCGCGGCCCGGTCACCGGAGCGCGTGATCTATGTGGCGTGCGACCCGGCTTCGCTGGCCCGGGACGTGGCGTCGTTCGCGGGCCACGGCTACCGGCTGACGCGGCTCCGCGCGTTCGACACGTTCCCGATGACGCACCACGTGGAGTGCGTGGCGCTGTTGGAGCGCTGA
- a CDS encoding DUF3159 domain-containing protein, whose product MTQPAPEVNKPADDDQPMPTLLEQMGGVSGLIYSSVPVLVFVLANALFGLTVGIWSAIGVAVLITVLRVVRKEALQPAISGFFGVAIAAFIANQTGSAKGFFLLGIWTSLVYGGVFLLSVLIRRPLVGVIWSLLNGLGQSWRQDKPSRQAYDIATLTFVAVFAARYVVQKWLYDEDLTGWLAVARLAMGYPLFAVALAVTVWAVRRAKHRQELREATEETDEQVEARLRAKYGETS is encoded by the coding sequence ATGACGCAACCGGCCCCTGAGGTCAACAAGCCCGCCGACGACGATCAGCCCATGCCCACGCTGCTGGAGCAGATGGGCGGAGTCAGCGGGCTGATCTATTCGTCCGTCCCGGTGTTGGTGTTCGTCCTCGCCAACGCCCTGTTCGGCCTCACGGTCGGCATCTGGAGCGCCATCGGCGTCGCCGTGCTGATCACCGTCCTGCGCGTCGTGCGCAAGGAGGCGCTGCAGCCCGCGATCTCCGGCTTCTTCGGGGTCGCGATCGCCGCGTTCATCGCGAACCAGACCGGCTCCGCCAAGGGCTTCTTCCTGCTCGGCATCTGGACCAGCCTGGTCTACGGCGGGGTCTTCCTGCTGTCGGTGCTGATCCGCAGGCCGCTGGTCGGCGTGATCTGGTCCCTGTTGAACGGTCTGGGCCAGAGCTGGCGCCAGGACAAGCCGTCGCGCCAGGCCTATGACATCGCGACGCTCACCTTCGTCGCCGTGTTCGCCGCGCGGTACGTGGTGCAGAAGTGGCTCTACGACGAGGACCTCACCGGCTGGCTGGCCGTCGCCCGCCTCGCCATGGGCTACCCGCTCTTCGCCGTCGCGCTGGCCGTGACGGTGTGGGCCGTCCGCCGCGCCAAGCACCGCCAGGAACTGCGCGAGGCCACCGAGGAAACCGACGAGCAGGTCGAGGCCCGGTTGCGCGCCAAATACGGCGAGACCTCCTGA
- a CDS encoding alpha/beta fold hydrolase, translating into MGYEEDKERGVSVTQPPTGARTAVLLPGTGSDDVFVRSVFDVPLAAVGLKAVLPAPIPGADLVSAHLAALDEAARDEPIVAGGISLGAHLAAEWALRNPDRCAGLLLALPGWHGKPEAAPAAVAARYSAASVRALGPTAAIAAAIADVPGWLATELTRAWTGYGDALADSLDTAADRPAPTLDELAGLTMPCGVAGCTDDAIHPLEIATAWTRALPRAALCTTRLEIIGVDPEALGRATVLAWLKASQG; encoded by the coding sequence GTGGGGTACGAAGAGGACAAGGAACGAGGCGTCAGTGTGACCCAGCCGCCGACTGGCGCCCGCACCGCCGTACTGCTGCCCGGGACCGGCTCCGACGACGTGTTCGTGCGCTCGGTGTTCGACGTGCCGCTGGCCGCCGTCGGCCTCAAGGCGGTCCTGCCCGCGCCGATTCCCGGAGCGGACCTGGTCAGCGCCCATCTGGCCGCCCTGGACGAAGCCGCCCGGGACGAACCGATCGTCGCCGGAGGCATCTCCCTGGGCGCCCACCTGGCAGCCGAATGGGCCCTGCGCAATCCCGACCGCTGCGCGGGGCTGCTGCTGGCCCTGCCCGGCTGGCACGGCAAGCCGGAAGCAGCACCGGCCGCCGTCGCAGCCCGCTACAGCGCCGCCTCCGTCCGGGCGCTGGGCCCCACAGCCGCCATCGCCGCCGCGATCGCCGACGTCCCCGGATGGCTGGCCACAGAGCTGACGCGAGCCTGGACCGGCTACGGCGACGCCCTGGCCGACTCCCTGGACACCGCCGCCGACCGACCCGCCCCCACCCTCGACGAACTGGCGGGCCTGACCATGCCGTGCGGCGTGGCGGGCTGCACGGACGACGCCATCCACCCGCTGGAGATCGCCACCGCCTGGACCCGAGCCCTCCCCCGAGCCGCCTTGTGCACGACCCGACTGGAGATCATCGGCGTGGACCCGGAGGCCCTGGGCCGGGCCACGGTGCTGGCGTGGCTGAAGGCGAGCCAGGGGTGA
- a CDS encoding APC family permease — protein MSKFSTAVKRLLVGRPFRSDRLAHTLLPKRIALPVFASDAMSSVAYAPEEIFLMLSVAGLSAYTFAPWVGVVVVVVMLTVVASYRQNVRAYPSGGGDYEVATVNLGRKAGLTVASALLVDYVLTVAVSIAAAMSNIGSAVPYVATHKAEFAVLAMVVLTAINLRGIRESGATFAVPTYAFMIGIMGMIGYGLFRGLVLDQDMPAESANFELHAEHGELMGLALVFLILRAFSSGCAALTGVEAISNGVPAFRKPKSKNAATTLLLMGFIAVVMLMGLIVLAQLTGVKVAEDPAQLVNAPEGYEQKTMVAQIASAVFSGFPTGFWFVTIVTALILVLAANTAFNGFPVLGSILAQDRYLPRQLHTRGDRLAFSNGIIGLAAFAIILVVAFDAEVTRLIQLYIVGVFVSFTMSQTGMIRHWNRKLASETDPVERRRMRRSQAINAFGLAMTGAVLIVVLITKFLSGAWIAIAAMAALYAMMTAIRRHYDRVTAELVKAESAGPILLPSRIHSIVLVSKLHLPTRRALAYARATRPDVLEAITVNVDDLDTKRLVVEWDKQNFTVPLKVIESPYREITKPVLDYVKRVRTDNPRDVVTVFIPEYVVGHWWEQFLHNQSALRLKGRLLFQSGVMVTSVPWQLASSAGVHVDDVVAPGLVRRGLAVDEEEERR, from the coding sequence GTGTCCAAGTTCTCAACGGCGGTCAAGCGACTGCTCGTCGGACGGCCGTTTCGCAGTGACCGCCTGGCGCACACCCTGCTCCCGAAGCGCATCGCGCTGCCGGTGTTCGCCTCCGACGCGATGTCCTCGGTGGCCTACGCGCCGGAAGAGATCTTCCTGATGCTGTCGGTGGCCGGATTGTCGGCCTACACCTTCGCCCCGTGGGTCGGTGTGGTCGTCGTGGTCGTGATGCTCACCGTGGTGGCCAGCTACCGGCAGAACGTGCGCGCCTACCCGTCCGGCGGCGGTGACTACGAGGTCGCCACGGTGAACCTGGGCCGCAAGGCGGGGTTGACGGTGGCCAGCGCGCTGCTCGTCGACTATGTGCTCACCGTCGCCGTCTCCATCGCCGCGGCCATGTCCAACATCGGCTCGGCGGTGCCCTACGTCGCCACCCACAAGGCGGAATTCGCCGTCCTCGCCATGGTGGTGCTGACCGCGATCAACCTGCGCGGCATCCGCGAGTCCGGCGCCACGTTCGCGGTCCCGACCTACGCCTTCATGATCGGCATCATGGGGATGATCGGCTACGGGCTGTTCCGCGGCCTGGTCCTCGACCAGGACATGCCCGCCGAGAGCGCGAACTTCGAACTCCACGCCGAGCACGGCGAACTCATGGGCTTGGCCCTGGTCTTCCTGATCCTGCGTGCGTTCTCCTCCGGCTGCGCCGCGCTGACCGGTGTCGAGGCGATCAGCAACGGAGTCCCCGCCTTCCGCAAGCCCAAGTCGAAGAACGCCGCGACGACGCTGCTGCTGATGGGCTTCATCGCCGTGGTGATGCTGATGGGCCTGATCGTGCTCGCGCAGCTGACGGGGGTGAAGGTCGCCGAGGACCCGGCGCAGCTGGTCAACGCCCCTGAGGGCTACGAGCAGAAGACGATGGTCGCCCAGATCGCGAGCGCGGTGTTCTCGGGTTTCCCGACGGGCTTCTGGTTCGTCACCATCGTCACCGCCCTGATCCTCGTGCTCGCCGCGAACACCGCGTTCAACGGGTTCCCGGTGCTCGGCTCGATCCTCGCCCAGGACCGCTACCTGCCCCGCCAGCTGCACACCCGCGGCGACCGCCTCGCGTTCTCCAACGGCATCATCGGGCTCGCGGCGTTCGCGATCATCCTCGTCGTGGCGTTCGACGCCGAGGTCACCAGGCTCATCCAGCTCTACATCGTCGGTGTGTTCGTCTCGTTCACGATGAGTCAGACGGGCATGATCCGGCACTGGAACCGCAAGCTGGCCTCGGAGACCGACCCGGTCGAACGCCGCCGGATGCGCCGCTCGCAGGCGATCAACGCGTTCGGCCTCGCGATGACCGGCGCCGTGCTGATCGTCGTGCTGATCACCAAGTTCCTGTCGGGGGCCTGGATCGCCATCGCCGCCATGGCCGCGCTCTACGCGATGATGACCGCCATCCGCAGGCACTACGACCGGGTCACGGCGGAATTGGTCAAGGCGGAGAGCGCGGGGCCGATCCTGCTCCCGTCGCGCATCCACTCGATCGTGCTCGTCTCCAAGCTGCACCTGCCGACAAGGCGCGCGCTGGCCTACGCCAGGGCGACCCGGCCGGACGTGCTCGAGGCCATCACCGTCAACGTCGACGACCTCGACACCAAGCGGCTGGTCGTAGAGTGGGACAAGCAGAACTTCACGGTGCCGCTCAAGGTGATCGAGTCGCCCTACCGTGAGATCACCAAACCGGTGCTGGACTACGTCAAGCGGGTCCGAACCGACAACCCACGCGATGTGGTCACCGTGTTCATCCCCGAGTACGTGGTCGGGCACTGGTGGGAACAGTTCTTGCACAACCAGAGCGCCCTGCGGCTCAAGGGCAGGCTGCTGTTCCAGTCTGGCGTGATGGTGACCAGTGTGCCGTGGCAGTTGGCGTCCTCGGCGGGTGTGCACGTCGACGACGTGGTCGCACCCGGCCTGGTGCGCCGCGGCCTGGCCGTCGACGAGGAGGAAGAACGCCGGTGA
- a CDS encoding potassium channel family protein gives MHVVIMGCGRVGASMAHALERLDHTVAVIDKDAQAFRRLGADFHGQQVVGPGFDRQVMIEAGIERAGAFAAVSSGDNSNIISARVARETFGVDHVVARIYDPKRAEVYERLGIPTVATVPWTTDRLLRTLLPDGVASAWRDPSGKVALLQVPVHEGWVGRTVRDFQSATGCRVAFIMRFGTGVLAESKTVIQADDQVYVAALSGTVTDVTTAAAQAPEEGH, from the coding sequence GTGCACGTGGTGATCATGGGCTGCGGCCGCGTGGGGGCCTCGATGGCCCACGCGCTGGAGCGCCTGGACCACACCGTCGCCGTGATCGACAAGGACGCGCAGGCCTTCCGCAGGCTCGGCGCCGACTTCCACGGCCAGCAGGTGGTCGGTCCCGGCTTCGACCGCCAGGTGATGATCGAGGCGGGCATCGAGCGCGCGGGCGCCTTCGCGGCGGTCTCCAGCGGCGACAACTCCAACATCATCTCCGCCCGGGTGGCCCGGGAGACCTTCGGCGTCGACCACGTGGTCGCCCGCATCTACGACCCCAAGCGCGCCGAGGTCTACGAGCGCCTGGGCATCCCGACCGTGGCCACCGTGCCGTGGACGACCGACCGGTTGCTGCGCACGCTGCTGCCCGACGGCGTCGCCTCGGCCTGGCGGGACCCGTCGGGCAAGGTCGCGCTGCTGCAGGTGCCGGTGCACGAGGGCTGGGTCGGCCGCACGGTCCGCGACTTCCAGAGCGCCACGGGCTGCCGGGTCGCGTTCATCATGCGGTTCGGCACCGGCGTGCTGGCCGAGTCGAAGACGGTCATCCAGGCCGACGACCAGGTCTATGTCGCCGCGCTCTCCGGCACGGTCACCGACGTCACGACGGCCGCCGCCCAGGCGCCGGAGGAGGGTCACTGA
- a CDS encoding DUF3710 domain-containing protein, with translation MGLFGRRKRTADEPAVVDEDFDDYSDDSDASDELVARDDGPFDESEAPEDDFPRLDLGSVRIPVPDGAQLQVEMDPSGPVRAVHVLTPVGQLTLNAYAAPKSGGLWREVCGELAEQLRSDGATVRSQVGDWGQELSASLGEVSLRFVGVDGPRWMLRGVVAGPPDLADTSAEALRAMVRSTVVVRGTQPMPVRTPLQIDLPQAIAEHIAQAEQ, from the coding sequence GTGGGACTGTTCGGGCGCCGCAAGCGCACTGCCGATGAACCGGCCGTCGTCGATGAGGACTTCGACGACTATTCCGATGACTCTGACGCCTCTGACGAACTCGTGGCCCGCGACGACGGGCCGTTCGACGAGTCCGAAGCCCCCGAGGACGATTTCCCCCGGCTCGACCTGGGGTCGGTCCGCATCCCGGTGCCCGACGGCGCCCAGTTGCAGGTCGAGATGGACCCGAGTGGCCCGGTCCGGGCGGTGCACGTGCTCACCCCGGTCGGCCAGCTCACGCTGAACGCCTACGCGGCGCCCAAGTCCGGCGGCCTCTGGCGCGAGGTCTGCGGCGAACTGGCCGAGCAGCTTCGCTCCGACGGCGCCACCGTCCGCAGCCAGGTCGGCGACTGGGGGCAGGAACTGAGCGCGTCCCTCGGTGAGGTCTCCCTGCGCTTCGTCGGCGTCGACGGCCCCCGCTGGATGCTGCGCGGTGTCGTCGCGGGCCCCCCGGACCTGGCCGACACCAGCGCCGAAGCCCTGCGGGCCATGGTGCGCAGCACCGTCGTCGTGCGCGGCACCCAGCCGATGCCGGTCCGCACGCCGCTGCAGATCGACCTGCCGCAGGCCATCGCCGAACACATCGCCCAAGCGGAGCAGTGA